GAGCTGGTGACGAACCTCATGCGTTTCGCGCCTCATGGGCCGAGTAATCCAAAACCGCGCTTTATCATCGGACCGCTCACGATTGCGTCAGTGAAAGCTGTTGGCGCCGAAAGTCAGCATGTTAAGTTCAGTTTCAATGAGGGCGCACCAAATCAGCTTGAGGCGATTGGTTTTCGATTGGGTGAAAAAGCGAGGAGCTATACATCTCACGACCGTATTTATATCGTTGGGTCGCTCGAGTTCAACGAGTGGAATGGTCTTGACCGAATTCAAATTAAGGCCGACGATATTAAACTGGCTCAAGCGTGGGAGATAGAACAGAAATCGAGCGATAACTTGCTTTTTGATACGATAAACAAAAGTTAAGAAAGGCAACATAATGTCTTATACATTACCTCAATTAGGGTACGCCTACGACGCGCTTGAGCCGGTGATCGACGCCCAGACCATGGAAATTCATCATAAAAAGCATCATCAAGCCTATATCGATAAACTCAATACTGTTCTCAAAAGCCAGGCTGATCTTGGTGAATACAACATTAATGCGCTGATGAGTCAGCTCGAATCGATTCCTGAAGAAATACGAATGCTTGTTCGCAATCATGGCGGCGGTCATGCCAATCACTCATTTTTTTGGGAGATAATGTGCCCACTTCGTGACCGCGACGAGATGGCAGAAAAACAAGCCAAACAGATGCTTGCCAAAGTCTTAGAAGAAAATTTTGATAGTCTTGAAAAATTTCAAGCACAATTCACAGAAGCGGCGCTCAATCGTTTTGGTTCAGGTTGGACATGGCTCATGGTTAACAGTTTGGGCGATCTCGAGATCGCATCGACGCCAAATCAGGATAATCCCTGGATGGAGGGCAAGACACCGATTCTCGGTTTGGATGTTTGGGAGCATGCCTATTACTTAAAATATCAAAATCGTCGGGCTGACTATATCGAAGCCTGGTGGCAAGCAGTTAACTGGCCTAAGGCGGTCGAGTTTCTGAAATTAGCCCAGAAGTAACATTGCATCATAAAATTATTGGGGAACACATCGAATGGCAAAAACAGCGACAAGCGTTTTTGTTTGCACCGAATGCGGGAGTGAAACTGCGCAGTGGGTCGGGCGTTGCGGCGCTTGCGGCACTTGGAATAGTGTGCGAGTAATGCGTGGCTTATTGAGCCGATCACAAGTTCATCACGTTGAGCATAATCTTGGGTCAATCGACTTGACTCCGCTTGCGAACGCTAAACTTAAGGCGGCTCCGGAACGAAGGAGATCCTTGCAAGAAGTTGACCGTGTGTTGGGTGGTGGACTAATGCCGGGGAGCGCCATTCTTTTGGCGGGTGAGCCTGGGGTTGGCAAGTCGACACTGCTTCTTGAGATCGCAAAATGCGTCGCAGTTCAGGGCGAGGTGCGGTATATTTCGGGCGAAGAATCGGTTTTTCAAGTGAGTGATCGCGCTCGGCGCCTTCAAGCTCTCGCGTCCCAACTCGTAGCTATATCACTCACGAACGTTGATCAAATAATCGAAATTATGCGCCAAACGCCTCGGCCGGGGCTCGTGATGATCGATTCAATTCAAACCGTCTATGATCCTCAATTTCCTTCCACGCCGGGGAGTTTGGTTCAAGTTCGAGAATGTGCTCTCAAGTTAGTCGCTGAAATTAAACTCCTTAACATCCCACTTATTCTAACGAGTCATGTTACCAAAGAGGGTACCCTGGCGGGGCCGCGCGCGCTTGAACATTTAGTCGATGTCGTACTCTATTTAGAAGGGGAAAGGACACATGCTTTACGCATGTTGCGCGGCGTTAAAAATCGCTACGGCCCAACCGATGAGATCGGTGTTTTTCAGATGAAAGAGTCCGGACTCGAGGCAGTTGAGAACCCATCGGCACGTTTTTTAGCCGATCGCGCCGAGAATACATCTGGGTCAGTAGTTGCGCCAATTATTGAAGGCACGCGACCCTTTTTAGTTGAGGTGCAATCGTTGGCGACAAAAACGACATTTGGTTATCCTAAGCGTCGGGCGCTGGGTGTTGAGACTAATCGACTCGAGCTCATTCTTGCCGTCCTCGAAACCCGTGTCGGTCTGTGTTTAGCTGAATATGATATCTTTGTTAATCTTGTCGGTGGCTTTCGTGTGACCGAGCCCGCCGTTGATTTGGCAATCGCAATGGCCGTGGCTTCCGCCGTTACTAATCTACCGCTTGATCCACATCTCGCTGTTTATGGTGAAATTGGTTTAAGTGGCGAGATTCGCCCAGTAACTTTTGCTCTGCGGCGCAAAAAAGAGATGGAACGGCTTGGCTTTCACCCGCTGACCGGTAAGCGTTTGGTTGATATTTTGAATCAAGTTTTGCCTGGCTGGCAAAAAATCAAGGGCAGGGGATAGAATCGTCGGGTGGCCAACAAGCATCGGCATCTGTTGGGGGCTGAATATCGGTGGTTGAAAGCGGCGGTTCGCCGATTGGTGTGATACTTGTCGCCCCGCCTACATTATTAGGCGGCTCTGCTTTGGGTATTGAAACCACGATCGTGATTAAAATGCCGAGAGCAAGAAATCCAATTAATAACCAGAATGAGAGTGGCCATTTCATAACGAGGGTGTAGCTGAATCTTGATA
The DNA window shown above is from Candidatus Berkelbacteria bacterium and carries:
- the radA gene encoding DNA repair protein RadA, whose amino-acid sequence is MAKTATSVFVCTECGSETAQWVGRCGACGTWNSVRVMRGLLSRSQVHHVEHNLGSIDLTPLANAKLKAAPERRRSLQEVDRVLGGGLMPGSAILLAGEPGVGKSTLLLEIAKCVAVQGEVRYISGEESVFQVSDRARRLQALASQLVAISLTNVDQIIEIMRQTPRPGLVMIDSIQTVYDPQFPSTPGSLVQVRECALKLVAEIKLLNIPLILTSHVTKEGTLAGPRALEHLVDVVLYLEGERTHALRMLRGVKNRYGPTDEIGVFQMKESGLEAVENPSARFLADRAENTSGSVVAPIIEGTRPFLVEVQSLATKTTFGYPKRRALGVETNRLELILAVLETRVGLCLAEYDIFVNLVGGFRVTEPAVDLAIAMAVASAVTNLPLDPHLAVYGEIGLSGEIRPVTFALRRKKEMERLGFHPLTGKRLVDILNQVLPGWQKIKGRG
- a CDS encoding superoxide dismutase, producing MSYTLPQLGYAYDALEPVIDAQTMEIHHKKHHQAYIDKLNTVLKSQADLGEYNINALMSQLESIPEEIRMLVRNHGGGHANHSFFWEIMCPLRDRDEMAEKQAKQMLAKVLEENFDSLEKFQAQFTEAALNRFGSGWTWLMVNSLGDLEIASTPNQDNPWMEGKTPILGLDVWEHAYYLKYQNRRADYIEAWWQAVNWPKAVEFLKLAQK